Proteins encoded together in one Coffea arabica cultivar ET-39 chromosome 2c, Coffea Arabica ET-39 HiFi, whole genome shotgun sequence window:
- the LOC113725160 gene encoding conserved oligomeric Golgi complex subunit 7, whose protein sequence is MMVDLSAFSDEKFDPKRWINGVCQSRHPQDPLDKHLVDLEMKLQMVSEEIAASLEEQSSAALLRVPRATRDVIRLRDDALSLRSSVASILQKLIKAEGSSAESIATLAKVDTVKRRMEAAYETLQDAAGLTQLSSTVEDVFASGDLPRAAETLANMRHCLSAVGEVAEFANVRKQLEVLEDRLDSMVQPRLTDALTNRKIDVAKDMRGILIRIGRFKSLEMHYTKVHLKSIKKLWEEYDLRQQASKLANEKNELERFSSGHDSQSSSTRFSFSSWLPSFYDELLLYLEQEWKWCILAFPEDYRALVPKLLIETMTAIGQSFVSRINLATGDVVPETKALSKGVLDILSTDLPKGVKVQTKHLEALIELHHTTGSFARNIQHLFSNADLQVLLDTMKSIYLPYESFKQRYGQMERVILSGEIAGLDLRGVTFSRFVGVHGVELSETVRRMEESIPQVIILLEAAVERCINFTGGSEADELILALDDILLQYISALQEILKSLRAVCGVDAIDGLASKKDLGADRKDGTSHARKADFLSNEEEWSFVQATLQILTVADCLSSRSSVFEASLRATLARLNTNLSLSVFGSSLDKNHSHVVNEDRSGEPSTIGRAALDIAALRLVDVPEKARKLFNLLEQSKDPRFHALPLASQRVTAFADAVNELVYDVLISKVRQQFNDLSRLPVWSSVDEPSAFPLPSFSSYPQSYVTNVGEYLLTLPQQLEPLAEGISSSDTNADEAQFFATEWMFKVAEGASTLYMEQLRGIQYVTDRGAQQLAADIEYLSNVLSALSMPIPPVLATFQTCLSTPREQLKDLVKSSDSGNQLDLPTANLVCKMRRLSLD, encoded by the exons ATGATGGTGGATCTGAGTGCATTTTCTGACGAGAAATTCGACCCTAAAAGATGGATAAACGGCGTCTGCCAGTCACGCCACCCTCAGGACCCTTTAGACAAACACTTGGTGGATCTGGAGATGAAGCTCCAAATGGTGTCTGAGGAGATCGCCGCCTCCCTCGAAGAACAGAGCTCCGCCGCCCTCCTCCGGGTCCCCAGAGCTACGCGTGACGTCATCCGCCTCCGTGACGATGCTCTCTCCCTTCGTTCCTCCGTCGCTTCTATCCTCCAAAAACTCATCAAG GCGGAAGGATCATCAGCCGAGTCTATCGCTACACTAGCCAAGGTTGATACCGTCAAGCGAAGAATGGAAGCTGCATATGAAACATTGCAG GATGCTGCTGGTTTAACTCAATTAAGCTCAACAGTGGAGGATGTATTTGCTAGTGGTGATCTTCCGCGTGCAGCTGAGACTTTGGCTAATATGAGGCACTGCTTATCTGCTGTTGGTGAG GTTGCTGAATTCGCCAATGTTAGAAAGCAGCTTGAAGTCTTAGAAGATAGACTAGACTCCATGGTTCAACCTCGTCTAACAGATGCATTGACCAATCGCAAG ATTGATGTCGCAAAAGATATGCGGGGTATCCTCATCAGAATTGGGAGGTTCAAGTCCTTAGAAATGCACTACACGAAAGTCCACCTCAAATCCATAAAAAAGCTGTGGGAGGAGTATGACCTGCGACAGCAAGCTAGTAAGCTTGCAAATGAGAAGAATGAGTTAGAAAGGTTCTCAAGTGGTCACGATTCTCAATCAAGTTCAACAAGGTTTTCATTCTCAAGTTGGTTGCCTAGTTTCTACGATGAATTGCTACTTTATCTTGAACAAGAGTGGAAGTG GTGTATCCTTGCTTTTCCAGAAGATTATAGGGCTCTGGTACCAAAGCTACTGATTGAGACCATGACAGCCATTGGCCAAAGCTTTGTATCTCGTATCAACCTTGCTACTGGGGATGTTGTTCCTGAGACAAAAGCACTgtctaaag GTGTCTTAGATATCTTATCCACAGATCTGCCAAAAGGTGTTAAAGTTCAAACTAAGCATTTGGAAGCATTGATTGAGTTGCACCATACGACGGGGAGCTTTGCTCGGAACATTCAGCACCTATTTTCAAATGCAGATCTTCAGGTTTTGCTGGATACAATGAAATCAATCTACCTTCCTTATGAATCATTTAAACAAAG GTATGGACAAATGGAGCGTGTTATCCTCTCCGGTGAGATTGCTGGACTTGATCTCAGGGGAGTAACTTTTAGTCGCTTTGTTGGAGTCCATGGAGTTGAACTCAGTGAAACCGTCCGAAGAATGGAAGAGTCTATTCCACAAGTGATTATACTTCTTGAGGCAGCTGTTGAAAGATGCATCAACTTCACAGGAGGTTCTGAGGCAGATGAGCTTATTCTTGCACTTGATGACATACTGTTACAATACATCTCCGCCCTGCAAGAAATTCTAAAATCATTGAGAGCTGTGTGTGGAGTGGATGCAATTGATGGCTTGGCTTCAAAGAAGGATCTTGGAGCTGACAGAAAGGATGGAACTTCTCATGCGCGTAAAGCTGACTTTTTGTCCAATGAGGAAGAATGGTCCTTTGTCCAAGCTACACTGCAGATTCTCACAGTTGCAGATTGTTTGTCTAGCAGATCATCGGTCTTTGAGGCTTCTTTAAGAGCCACTCTTGCTCGATTAAACACAAATCTCTCTCTTTCAGTTTTTGGCTCTAGTCTTGATAAAAACCATTCCCATGTGGTCAATGAGGACAGAAGTGGGGAACCATCTACTATTGGTAGAGCAGCTTTGGATATTGCAGCTTTGAGGCTTGTTGATGTCCCTGAGAAGGCTAGGAAGCTTTTCAACCTATTGGAGCAG TCTAAAGATCCTCGGTTTCATGCGCTTCCGCTTGCATCCCAACGAGTTACAGCATTTGCAGATGCTGTCAATGAGCTTGTTTATGATGTTCTTATATCAAAAGTACGGCAACAGTTTAATGATCTGTCTCGTCTGCCAGTGTGGTCTTCAGTGGATGAACCTAGTGCTTTCCCCCTCCCAAGTTTTAGTTCATATCCTCAGTCTTATGTAACCAATGTTGGCGAATATCTTCTCACCTTACCCCAGCAATTAGAACCGCTTGCCGAGGGCATTTCCAGCAGTGATACTAATGCAGATGAGGCTCAGTTTTTCGCAACTGAATGGATGTTCAAG GTTGCAGAGGGTGCTTCTACTCTTTACATGGAACAACTGCGTGGTATTCAGTATGTAACTGATCGTGGAGCACAACAGCTGGCTGCTGATATTGAGTACTTGAGTAATGTGCTTTCTGCTCTATCAATGCCAATTCCTCCAGTACTTGCTACTTTTCAGACTTGCCTATCAACCCCAAGAGAGCAGCTTAAGGATCTTGTCAAATCGTCGGACTCAGGGAATCAACTAGATCTTCCTACTGCGAACCTTGTATGCAAGATGCGGCGACTGAGCTTGGATTAA
- the LOC113725165 gene encoding GDP-mannose transporter GONST3, which produces MSNDVENPKDGHATKAGHGLNVPPSSPALETTRSTWYGSLIQQASVYGVAAGYCISASLLSIINKWAVMKFPYPGALTALQYFTSAAGVLLCGWLKVIEHDKLELLTMWRFLPAAIIFYLSLFTNSELLLHANVDTFIVFRSAVPIFVAIGETLCLNQPWPSLKTWGSLVTIFAGSVLYVMTDYQFTVTAYAWALAYLVSMSIDFVYIKHVVMTIGLNTWGLVLYNNLEALLLFPVELFIMGELKKMKDDISDESDWSSFQVVLPVGLSCLFGLAISFFGFSCRRAISATGFTVLGIVNKLLTVVINLVIWDKHSTIIGTVGLLICMMGGVMYQQSTSNKANAVKESKAQEREEEQQKLLEMQSNVEQISDSGERES; this is translated from the coding sequence ATGTCCAATGATGTGGAAAATCCGAAAGATGGCCATGCCACAAAAGCAGGGCACGGTTTGAATGTTCCTCCCTCATCACCAGCCCTTGAAACCACCCGATCGACCTGGTACGGTAGCTTGATTCAGCAAGCCTCTGTCTATGGCGTAGCTGCTGGGTACTGTATTTCAGCATCATTGTTATCTATAATCAACAAATGGGCTGTCATGAAATTCCCTTATCCGGGAGCTCTAACCGCATTGCAGTACTTCACCAGTGCTGCTGGAGTGCTACTTTGTGGTTGGCTTAAGGTTATAGAGCATGATAAACTTGAACTTTTAACTATGTGGCGCTTCTTACCTGCTGCTATCATATTCTATCTATCCCTTTTCACAAATAGTGAGCTCCTCCTGCACGCCAATGTTGATACCTTCATTGTTTTCCGGTCAGCAGTTCCTATTTTCGTTGCAATAGGAGAAACTCTCTGCTTGAATCAGCCGTGGCCTTCATTGAAGACATGGGGATCACTTGTAACGATATTTGCTGGTAGTGTGCTTTATGTAATGACTGATTATCAGTTCACTGTTACGGCTTATGCCTGGGCTTTGGCCTACCTTGTCAGCATGTCTATTGATTTTGTTTACATTAAGCATGTGGTTATGACCATTGGTTTGAATACTTGGGGACTTGTGCTCTACAACAATCTTGAGGCTCTGCTATTGTTTCCAGTGGAGCTATTTATAATGGGGGAGTTGAAGAAGATGAAGGATGATATTTCTGATGAATCAGATTGGTCCTCTTTTCAGGTGGTCTTGCCAGTGGGCCTGTCATGTTTGTTTGGTTTAGCCATCTCTTTTTTCGGGTTTTCTTGCCGTAGAGCAATCTCTGCAACAGGGTTCACTGTTCTTGGCATTGTAAACAAGCTTTTAACAGTTGTAATAAATTTAGTCATCTGGGACAAGCATTCAACAATTATTGGAACAGTTGGGCTTTTGATTTGCATGATGGGTGGGGTTATGTACCAGCAGTCTACGAGCAACAAGGCTAATGCTGTTAAAGAATCCAAGGCACAAGAAAGAGAAGAGGAACAGCAAAAGCTGCTTGAAATGCAGAGCAATGTGGAACAAATATCAGACTCAGGAGAACGAGAGTCATGA
- the LOC113725156 gene encoding putative glycerol-3-phosphate transporter 1 has protein sequence MGSPSESVAEKNQGKPRGIVLIEKLKKTSVSFNTYQAVVLIVTFFAYASFHATRKTTSIVKSALDPESGAKSTKLLLQLGNGWAPFNGPDGTSLLGELDVAFLFVYAIGMYFSGHVGDRMDLRLFLTAGMVGTGVFTALFGVGYWGNVHIFYYFLIVQMMAGLFQSTGWPSVVAVVGNWFGKKKRGLIMGIWNAHTSVGNITGSLVASALLKYGWGWSTAVPGLGIAFIGLMVFLFLPVSPESVGANNDEEEEECSPKKDGEEISEPLLRSDKEGVESAVGFIEAWKIPGVAPFALCLFFAKLVAYTFLYWLPFYINHTAIDGRYLSDEESGNLSTLFDVGGVVGGILAGHISDHLNARAITAASFMYCAIPALFFYRSYGNISMTMNIILMLITGMFVNGPYALITTAVSADLGTHSSLKGNARALATVTAIIDGTGSIGAAIGPLLTGYISAKSWNAVFTMLMAAALVAGLLLTRLVVSEVATKIQESRSCPGPPPVEV, from the exons ATGGGTTCCCCTTCAGAATCCGTAGCGGAGAAAAACCAGGGAAAGCCCCGGGGAATTGTACTGattgagaaattaaagaaaacctCAGTTTCTTTCAACACCTATCAAGCCGTTGTCCTAATTGTAACATTCTTTGCTTACGCATCATTCCATGCTACTCGGAAAACTACCAGCATTGTCAAGAGCGCACTTGATCCTGAATCAGGAGCTAAAAGCACCAAATTATTGCTTCAGCTTGGAAATGGTTGGGCACCATTCAATGGTCCAGATGGCACATCATTGCTTGGTGAACTTGATGttgcctttctttttgtttatgCCATAGGAATGTATTTCTCTGGCCACGTGGGTGATAGAATGGATCTTAGACTATTCCTAACTGCAGGAATGGTTGGAACTGGTGTATTCACAGCCCTTTTTGGGGTTGGGTATTGGGGGAATGTCCACATCTTTTACTACTTTTTGATAGTTCAGATGATGGCAGGATTGTTCCAATCTACTGGATGGCCATCAGTGGTGGCAGTTGTTGGGAATTGGTttgggaagaagaagagagggcTTATAATGGGCATTTGGAATGCTCACACTTCTGTGGGTAACATTACAGGGTCCTTGGTTGCTTCGGCTTTATTAAAGTATGGATGGGGATGGTCAACTGCTGTTCCTGGTCTGGGAATTGCCTTCATTGGCTTAATGGTATTCCTTTTCTTACCTGTTAGTCCGGAGTCTGTTGGGGCCAAcaatgatgaagaagaagaagaatgctCTCCCAAAAAAGATGGCGAGGAAATATCAGAACCTCTTCTCAGATCAGATAAGGAAGGGGTGGAGTCTGCAGTTGGGTTCATCGAAGCATGGAAAATTCCTGGTGTTGCACCTTTTGCTCTTTGCCTATTCTTCGCCAAGTTGGTGGCTTATACGTTTCTGTATTGGCTTCCTTTTTATATTAACCATACAG CTATAGATGGAAGGTACTTGTCTGATGAAGAATCTGGAAACCTGTCGACATTGTTTGATGTTGGAGGGGTTGTTGGAGGAATTCTAGCTGGTCATATTTCCGATCATTTAAATGCTAGAGCTATAACAGCTGCGAGCTTTATGTACTGCGCTATTCCTGCTCTGTTCTTTTACAGAAGTTATGGAAACATCTCGATGACCATGAACATCATCCTCATGTTGATCACCGGCATGTTTGTCAATGGACCTTACGCTCTCATCACGACTGCTGTATCGGCTGACCTGGGAACACATAGCTCATTGAAAGGCAACGCCAGGGCTTTAGCAACTGTTACTGCAATAATAGATGGCACTGGCTCAATTGGAGCTGCCATCGGTCCACTGCTAACAGGGTACATTTCAGCTAAGAGCTGGAATGCAGTTTTCACAATGCTCATGGCAGCTGCTCTAGTTGCGGGTTTGCTTCTTACTAGGCTTGTTGTGTCCGAGGTGGCTACCAAGATTCAAGAGTCGAGGTCCTGTCCAGGGCCGCCTCCTGTTGAAGTGTGA
- the LOC113725161 gene encoding uncharacterized protein, with the protein MDAQRALLDELMGAARNLTEEERKGYKEITWDSKEVCSFYMVRFCPHDLFVNTRSDLGPCPKIHDQKLKESFEKSPRHDAYVPKFEAELAHFCEKLVMDLDRRVRRGRERLAQEIDVPPPPPIPAEKSEQLAVLEEKIKNLLEQVESLGEAGKVDEAEALMRKVEVLNAEKTALTQQPQQDKVLMMAQEKKMALCEICGSFLVANDAAERTQSHVTGKQHMGYGMVRDYLAEYKEAKEKKREEERLAREKEAEERRKQREKEYESRHRRSESSERDRYRDRDHNRERDRYRERDGDRERSREGNSRETREGGRGSDWKYSSSRNGRDRSRERYRQRDRSRSRSPVRYGNRRSSRSPVRQY; encoded by the exons ATGGACGCCCAAAGAGCTTTGCTTGATGAACTCATGGGTGCAG CTCGTAATTTGACTGAAGAAGAGAGGAAGGGGTACAAGGAAATTACATGGGACAGTAAGGAAGTGTGCAGCTTCTATATGGTTCGCTTTTGCCCCCACGATTTGTTTGTCAACACAAGAAGTGATCTAG GACCATGCCCTAAAATTCATGATCAAAAGTTGAAGGAAAG CTTTGAGAAGTCTCCTAGGCACGACGCATATGTTCCAAAGTTTGAGGCTGAGCTGGCTCATTTCTGTGAGAAATTG GTTATGGACTTAGATAGACGAGTTAGGCGTGGTCGAGAACGTCTTGCTCAAGAGATTGACGTTCCCCCTCCTCCTCCTATCCCAGCAGAAAAGTCTGAGCAATTAGCTGTTTTGGAGGAAAAAATAAAGAACCTACTGGAACAAGTGGAGTCTCTTGGTGAAGCTGGAAAGGTTGATGAAGCCGAAGCGCTAATGAGGAAG GTGGAAGTGCTCAATGCTGAGAAGACAGCTTTAACACAGCAACCTCAACAAGATAAAGTCTTGATGATGGCACAGGAGAAAAAGATGGCTCTGTGTGAGATATGTGGTTCTTTTCTAGTTGCAAATGATGCTGCTGAGAGAACTCAGTCGCATGTCACTGGAAAACAGCATATGGGATATGGTATGGTCCGAGATTATCTTGCAGAGTACAAG GAAGctaaggagaagaaaagagaggaagaaagacTAGCCCGGGAAAAAGAAGCAGAAGAAAGGAGGAAGCAAAGGGAGAAAGAGTATGAAAGCAGACATAGAAGAAGTGAGTCATCTGAGAGGGACAGGTATCGTGATCGAGATCACAATCGGGAACGAGATCGATACAGGGAGCGAGATGGTGACCGTGAAAGATCTCGAGAGGGGAATAGCAGAGAAACTCGAGAGGGGGGTAGAGGATCAGATTGGAAGTACAGCAGTTCCCGGAATGGAAGAGATAGAAGCAGGGAAAGATACCGCCAGCGTGACAGAAGCCGGTCACGTTCTCCTGTTAGATATGGTAACCGGAGATCATCCAGGAGTCCAGTCCGTCAATATTGA
- the LOC113725162 gene encoding cell number regulator 6-like, whose protein sequence is MAEGGGNPSRYVKLTKEQAAPSEDIKPGELNQPIEVPQLGVRKCNECGQPLPESFEPPADEPWTTGIFGCTEDTESCWTGLLCPCVLFGLNIEKLRDDTPWTTPCVCHAIFVEGGIALAAATAAFYGIDPRTSFLICEGLLFSWWMCGIYTGLARQSLQKKYHLKNSPCDPCMVHCCMHWCALCQEHREMKGRLSDDAAMPMTVVNPPPVQEMSAAPDDRDSAPSSEKSKEHTNLEMQALQ, encoded by the exons ATGGCGGAAGGTGGGGGAAATCCGTCGAGGTATGTCAAGTTGACTAAGGAGCAAGCGGCCCCTTCTGAGGACATTAAGCCAGGCGAGCTCAATCAACCGATTGAAGTCCCTCAG TTGGGTGTTCGCAAGTGCAATGAGTGTGGGCAACCTTTACCCGAAAGCTTTGAGCCTCCTGCTGATGAGCCATGGACCACTGGGATATTTGGCTGTACTGAAGATACTGAAAGCT GCTGGACAGGGCTTTTGTGCCCATGTGTCTTGTTTGGACTTAATATAGAGAAACTGAGAGATGATACTCCCTGGACAACGCCTTGTGTTTGTCATGCTATATTTGTTGAAGGTGGCATTGCACTTGCAGCAGCAACAGCGGCTTTTTATGGTATAGATCCAAGGACATCATTCCTTATTTGTGAAGGTTTGTTATTTAGTTGGTGGATGTGTGGAATATATACTGGTCTTGCACGGCAGTCACTACAGAAAAAATATCATCTTAAG AACTCACCCTGTGACCCATGTATGGTCCACTGCTGCATGCACTGGTGTGCCTTGTGCCAGGAGCACAGGGAGATGAAAGGACGCCTCTCAGATGATGCTGCGATGCCGATGACCGTAGTAAATCCTCCTCCCGTCCAAGAAATGAGTGCTGCTCCTGATGATCGGGATTCTGCACCTTCCTCCGAAAAGAGCAAGGAGCACACTAATTTGGAGATGCAAGCTTTACAGTAG
- the LOC113725158 gene encoding heat shock 22 kDa protein, mitochondrial, with amino-acid sequence MAASLALKRLVSSTLLSRSVNSLRPAASAASSRLFNTNVARDYDDDDDERGLDVDRRSNRPLYNRRDYSPYFGVFDPFSTRSVSQLLDLVNQFSEPTFASGVRRGWDIKETAEGLNLSLDMPGLGKEDVKVSVEQNTLIIKGEGQKESEDAELGRRFSSRLDLPEKTYKTDGIKAEMKNGVLKVFIPRVKEEERSDVFHVNVQ; translated from the exons ATGGCTGCATCCCTAGCTTTGAAAAGGCTGGTCTCATCGACCCTTCTCAGCCGCTCTGTCAATTCCCTCCGCCCGGCTGCGTCTGCTGCGTCATCGCGTCTGTTCAACACCAACGTCGCTCGCGATTACGATGACGACGATGACGAACGCGGTCTCGACGTCGATCGCCGCTCCAATCGTCCTCTCTACAATCGCCGCGATTACTCCCCGTACTTTG GAGTTTTTGATCCATTTTCGACGAGGAGCGTGAGCCAACTTTTGGACCTGGTGAACCAATTCAGTGAGCCAACTTTTGCATCTGGAGTCCGTCGTGGGTGGGACATTAAGGAGACTGCCGAAGGGCTGAACCTGTCGTTGGACATGCCAGGGTTGGGGAAGGAGGACGTCAAAGTTTCGGTGGAGCAGAACACCCTGATCATCAAAGGCGAAGGGCAGAAGGAATCTGAGGATGCTGAACTGGGAAGGAGATTCTCGAGCAGACTCGATCTTCCTGAGAAGACCTACAAGACTGATGGCATCAAAGCTGAGATGAAAAATGGGGTCCTCAAGGTTTTCATTCCAAGAGTCAAGGAGGAGGAGAGGAGTGATGTTTTCCATGTTAATGTTCAGTGA
- the LOC113725164 gene encoding peroxisomal membrane protein 11B-like, whose protein sequence is MNDTVDKLVIFLAKRDGIDKLVKTFQYVSKLVHWHVEATRPEIAQRAKQWEVASGLSRKAFRSGRFLTGFNALRRNPGSTPTLKFLAVLANGGEMVYFFFDHFLWLARIGVLDGKLARRMSFISAFGESFGYIFFIVSDFILITEGIRAERKLRVVKEEGSKDAKENTSSGIMKIRVDRVMRLMAVAANVADLVIALADIEPNPFCNHAVSLGISGLVSAWAGWYRNWPS, encoded by the coding sequence ATGAACGACACAGTGGACAAGCTGGTGATTTTTCTAGCCAAAAGAGATGGCATTGACAAGCTCGTCAAGACCTTTCAGTATGTTTCCAAGCTGGTTCACTGGCACGTTGAGGCCACCCGCCCTGAGATAGCCCAGAGGGCCAAGCAATGGGAAGTCGCCTCTGGCTTAAGCCGGAAAGCTTTCCGCAGCGGCCGTTTTCTCACCGGCTTCAATGCTCTTAGAAGAAATCCAGGCTCAACCCCGACGCTCAAGTTCCTAGCCGTCCTTGCCAATGGTGGGGAAATGGTCTATTTCTTCTTCGACCATTTTCTCTGGTTGGCAAGAATTGGTGTATTGGATGGGAAACTGGCTCGGAGGATGAGCTTCATATCTGCGTTTGGCGAGTCATTTGGTTACATATTCTTCATAGTGTCCGATTTCATACTGATTACAGAAGGGATCAGGGCAGAGAGAAAATTACGAGTGGTCAAGGAGGAAGGTTCAAAGGATGCAAAAGAGAATACTAGCAGTGGTATTATGAAGATCAGAGTGGATAGAGTGATGAGATTGATGGCGGTGGCAGCAAACGTTGCAGACCTCGTCATTGCCTTGGCAGATATTGAGCCCAATCCATTTTGCAACCATGCCGTTTCACTGGGAATCAGCGGTTTGGTCTCTGCCTGGGCTGGTTGGTATAGAAACTGGCCCTCCTGA
- the LOC113725159 gene encoding uncharacterized protein gives MASSLALKRLVSSSGLLSRSLNPLIRPAASAAPSSVFDVVGRRSDRPLDHRRELSSFPGVFDPFWRRSVSQFSEYSSVASGVGPGSEAKETGDGLNLRVTGKEDDDVSPKVDTRKNVFRPLSPHLPIYQPQVNSTMSILNRISGVYLSALVLSFYLASMKMGSICFSYGSFYQFFFYSSKLSLISAEIAALALFYHVYAGVRHLLMDVSGTVFFRRKLHK, from the exons ATGGCTTCGTCACTAGCTCTTAAGAGGCTGGTCTCATCGAGCGGCCTTCTCAGCCGGTCTCTCAATCCCCTCATCCGTCCGGCTGCTTCCGCTGCGCCATCAAGTGTTTTCGACGTCGTCGGCCGCCGCTCCGATCGTCCTCTCGACCATCGCCGCGAATTATCCTCTTTTccag GTGTGTTCGATCCATTTTGGAGGAGGAGCGTGAGCCAATTCAGTGAGTACTCTTCGGTCGCATCCGGAGTCGGTCCTGGGTCTGAAGCTAAGGAGACCGGTGATGGTCTGAATCTGCGAGTGACGGGCAAAGAGGATGATGATGTCAGCCCGAAAGTTGATACAAGAAAAAATGTCTTTCGCCCCTTATCTCCTCATCTTCCTATATACCAGCCCCAGGTGAACTCGACGATGTCAATTTTAAACAGAATCTCCGGAGTTTATCTATCCGCATTAGTCCTGTCTTTTTATCTTGCTTCTATGAAGATGGGTTCGATTTGCTTCAGCTATGGGAGTTTCTACCAATTCTTCTTTTATTCATCGAAACTCAGCCTAATATCCGCCGAGATTGCTGCCTTGGCCCTTTTCTATCACGTGTATGCTGGAGTTCGTCATTTATTGATGGATGTTTCGGGAACCGTCTTCTTCCGAAGAAAACTGCACAAATGA
- the LOC140023383 gene encoding uncharacterized protein produces MAGVGSKAMKRIRNRGNRMLVNSPMISLPPELVTEVDFFGGEEPNSAIECLKEAMESGHEAASYAMAIILIFFGGDMKQKGITYLRGMKKSRILEGRIGYCRESLRRIIRRIWVKNPLVLNERPKCCTMQHKKAKGWTRYQFDRDDNTCEACKCDEEIAYICDALPQINI; encoded by the exons ATGGCGGGAGTTGGTTCTAAAGCAATGAAAAGAATTAGGAACAGAGGAAACAGAATGCTGGTGAACTCGCCTATGATTTCCCTCCCTCCTGAGCTTGTTACTGAG GTTGATTTTTTCGGGGGCGAGGAACCAAACTCTGCAATCGAATGCTTGAAAGAAGCTATGGAGTCGGGACACGAGGCGGCTTCCTACGCCATGGCAATTATTCTCATCTTTTTTGGTGGTGACATGAAGCAAAAAGGCATAACTTATCTCAGGGGAATGAAGAAATCAAGAATTCTCGAAGGAAGGATCGGCTATTGTCGGGAGAGTTTGCGTAGGATTATAAGGAGGATTTGGGTTAAAAATCCGCTCGTTTTGAATGAGAGACCAAAATGCTGTACCATGCAACACAAGAAAGCTAAAGGCTGGACCAGGTATCAATTTGACAGAGACGACAACACCTGCGAGGCCTGCAAATGTGATGAAGAAATTGCTTACATCTGTGATGCGCTCCCTCAAATCAACATCTGA